In Gemmatimonadetes bacterium T265, one DNA window encodes the following:
- a CDS encoding MBL fold hydrolase — translation MTDLYPGASASSLGSVDTWCIDLHFQGRPRAVAAYLLADGEDLLLVETGPGSTLGALEAGVRAAGFTFEQLTGVVVTHIHLDHAGAAGAVLARAPRARLYVHPRGAPHLIDPSKLVASATRIYGADMDRLWGAFEPVPEARVEVLADGDVVRCGRRTLAALHTPGHAVHHVVLHEAERGDVYAGDVAGVRVAPVRLVRPPTPPPDIDLPAWRASVARIRALAPRRLLLTHFGAFDDVGWHLDDCLTRLYAWAGYVEGRLDAAGGVEAATPALLGEVGAALAARARREFVEAGADPGAAASAEAAMPMDTALPGIVRWLRVRDRAERA, via the coding sequence ATGACCGACCTGTACCCGGGCGCGTCCGCGTCCTCACTCGGCAGTGTCGACACGTGGTGCATCGACCTGCACTTCCAAGGGCGCCCCCGGGCGGTCGCCGCCTACCTGCTAGCGGACGGCGAGGACCTGCTGCTCGTCGAGACGGGGCCGGGCTCGACGCTCGGCGCGCTCGAGGCGGGGGTGCGGGCGGCGGGCTTCACGTTCGAGCAGCTCACGGGCGTGGTGGTGACGCACATCCACCTCGACCACGCGGGCGCGGCCGGGGCGGTGCTCGCGCGGGCGCCGCGGGCGCGGCTGTACGTGCACCCGCGCGGCGCGCCGCACCTGATCGACCCGTCGAAGCTCGTGGCGAGCGCGACGCGCATCTACGGCGCGGACATGGACCGGCTGTGGGGCGCGTTCGAGCCGGTACCGGAGGCGCGGGTCGAGGTGCTCGCCGACGGCGACGTGGTGCGCTGCGGGCGGCGCACGCTCGCGGCGCTCCACACGCCGGGGCACGCGGTGCACCACGTGGTGCTGCACGAGGCGGAGCGCGGCGACGTGTACGCGGGCGACGTCGCGGGGGTGCGCGTCGCGCCGGTGCGCCTCGTGCGGCCTCCCACGCCGCCGCCCGACATCGACCTGCCGGCGTGGCGCGCGAGCGTCGCGCGGATCCGCGCGCTCGCGCCGCGGCGGCTGCTGCTCACGCACTTCGGCGCGTTCGACGACGTGGGGTGGCACCTCGACGACTGCCTCACGCGGCTCTACGCGTGGGCGGGGTACGTCGAGGGGCGGCTCGACGCGGCGGGCGGGGTCGAGGCGGCGACGCCCGCCCTGTTAGGCGAGGTCGGCGCGGCGCTGGCGGCGCGCGCGCGGCGCGAGTTCGTCGAGGCCGGGGCCGACCCCGGGGCCGCGGCGAGCGCGGAGGCGGCGATGCCGATGGACACCGCGCTGCCGGGGATCGTGCGCTGGCTGCGGGTGCGGGACCGGGCGGAGCGCGCGTGA